The proteins below are encoded in one region of Nilaparvata lugens isolate BPH chromosome X, ASM1435652v1, whole genome shotgun sequence:
- the LOC111054365 gene encoding uncharacterized protein LOC111054365: MGSSNRQTVCLVIRNLVSWRFLEQLDPRLVMGSSNRQTVCLVIKNLVSWKFLEQLDPRLAMGSSNRQTVCLVIKNLVSWKFLEQLDPRLVMGSSNRQTVCLVINQQQPHHYNDKQLPG; this comes from the exons ATGGGTTCCAGCAACCGGCAAACGGTGTGTCTTGTCATAAG GAATCTTGTGTCATGGAGGTTTTTGGAACAATTGGATCCGAGGCTAGTCATGGGTTCCAGCAACCGGCAAACGGTGTGTCTTGTCATAAA gAATCTTGTGTCATGGAAGTTTCTGGAACAATTGGATCCGAGGCTAGCCATGGGTTCCAGCAACCGGCAAACGGTGTGTCTTGTCATAAA GAATCTTGTGTCATGGAAGTTTTTGGAACAATTGGATCCGAGGCTAGTCATGGGTTCCAGCAACCGGCAAACGGTGTGTCTTGTCATAAA TCAACAGCAGCCACATCACTACAACGATAAACAGCTACCGGGTTGA